GTTGCCCTCTTTGCCTTTTTTGCCCCGCTGGCAATACAGCCTTGCCTGGGTGCCCTGTGGTACAAATGGTAAATATAGTATTaaatatggttaaaaaaaaacacatattatacAGACATAGTTGGAGAACAAGcatataaaaaaagatttaatcCATCTGTCCTTGAGTCACAGATTGTGCAAAATGTTTTCCTATACACCTGGTGAAAGGCGGGGGAATGAGACTTATGATTATTAAAACATAAACCAAATGTTACGGGTATAGGAAAAAGCCTCatataaatataattcaaagtaTTGTGTTATTCCGTGATTTTATAAATCATTAAACTGAGGTTTAAAAGTCACAATATAAAGTTTGAAACTGTTTATGTTGTTTGAATGCCTAAAATCCCCCGGGGGCGACCAAAGCTGTATGAGCTAACTGGTGATTTCATGTTATTTGTGTGAGTCTGAGCAGAGAAACTTTCCTCCACAGAGAAGCTTGTTGATTGAGTTCAACAGGTGTTGTGGTGGGAGGTCGGGGTTGGCTGAAGCTTCCCTGCAGAGTTCCTTCAGGtactaattaacacattgtcactgtaacaacagcaaacaaacaTTGGTGGTGAAACAGTGAGGTCATATTTACATTACGTTACTCAACAGGGAAGCCTCATGGCTCAGACCACACTAAAGGAGCAATCATTTCACAAcatctttttgtgtgtttttgacctccAAACTGAGTCAGTTTTGATTCATGTGAGGTCAACTTTTATTTCATATCCCGTAGCCAAAAATCTTACATCACTTAAACACATCATGTGCAAAACTTGAATCATTCTCTCTGCCAGATCATAACAGTGCTTAACCTCGAGGTAACCTCACCTACAGTCCTCTGACTGACTAATTTCCCTGAGGCTCAGTCTCTGCACTGGTCATTCAAGAAGGACACTGTCTCAGACAAATGTTTGTAGCAACCATTCACCCATCACCACATACATCAAGTACTCCAATAAACTGCAGCACTTGCACTAATCAACGACAATAACTCTGTTACGGTTCCAGCAAAGTATCCATCACTTCTCCAAAGTTGCATAGAAACAAATGAACAGATGAATGGAAGCTTACAAAATTAGAACATTCTCCCCCTAGATGGCCAAACGGAGATAGTTCTGGGATTGGGCAAATAGGGACATCAGGTCCATGAATGTGGTCCAGTCCACTCATAATCCAGCAGCATGTGAAAAAGTCTTTTGTCAACAATGTTAACTCAGGGACCAAATATCCAGGGTTGGTCACAAGTCTTTGGGGCAAGTAAAATACTTTCTGGGTTTTTGGGCCCAAGAGAGTCAGATATTGGCAGAAGAACAACAACTCCGCACAGGTACCCACAAGACCAAGCAGCCTGGCAACTTCAGAAACAAGCCATCTGGACCAGAAGAGATTGGAATCAGAAGGACTGGGATCAGAAAAATGTGATGCTGGAGAATCACAGGACTCAGGAGATGCAAAAAAGGCCAGAGAGTAGACTTTAGCAGAGACCTTTGACAAACGGGCTCAGGCAGAGTCTGAGAAACAAGCTCAGGAGACAAAATCTCAACCTCGGTTGGAAAAGAGCTGTGCTTTGGGCCGAGTGCAGGTTCCAGACACCGAACTACAAGAGGAAACCTCTTTTTCCCAAAAGAATCAGgtatctgcagaaaaacaaccaaCCCCAAGACCAAGTAGCCTAACTTAGGTTTGGGGGTGCCGACTTGGGTCTTAGGAGCTCCTGAGTCAGAACACACTTCTGTAAGCAGTCTGGATTTGACTATGAAGCAGACACCCTGTTTCAGCAGACCCCAGCAGAGTGGAGGGGTGTACCTCCCTCGCTGATCCTGGACTTAGCTGTTGGACTTCAGGAACTTAGAATCAGTCATAGTCGCATCTCTTAAAGGAGccacagctgtcagtgttggTTTGGCGATGCCACACATGACAGAGCTAATGACACTGGTCATCACTATAGACTATGGTAAGAGCCACAAGCAGGCCACAAGTGTTGCAGGTTAAAGTTGTCATGGTGACACTAGAAGGCATTGCTGGAAGAAGTTTAAGACGGTGAATGCTTTTTCAAGCGCAGCAGAAGGGAAGAGTTTAGGGCTCAATCCCTTCTGATTGATGAATACGTCTATCAAGCTTTTCTCAGGTCACCAAGGAGTAGCCTTGATTTATGTCAGAAGAAAGACATACGGACATACTGTTGAATCAGGTATACTGTACAATTATTACTTCTGATAGTAACATTTTGGTTTGAACCTGGGGGAACATAACTTACACTTTCTTCTAAAAAATGACAGAGGTTGTGGTCTTCTGGCAGAGGGTTGGCTGTTGGGTATTTTACATTTGCAGAAACTGGTATCTTGTATCTTGTGTTGAAAGATCGTATGACTTATGTGACAAATCACATTCCTCTTCTGACTTTTGTTTCAGGTTGATGGGAAACTAAACCTCCAACAGCTTTACCCTCCAACTGGAGGGGTTAAAGGTCACAGAAGTTTCAGTGTACCTTccctttctgtttttctttttctcctacTTAATTATTATGTTAACTAATGTTGGCATTATAGTCCTGGGTTTCATTGACAAGAATCTTCACCAGCCCATGTATCTCCTTTTTTGCAACCTGCCAGTTAATGACATCCTTGGGAATTCTATCATGGTGCCCCGTTTGCTTTCAGATATCTTGCAGACATCAGTTATTATGTGTTAACGTGTGGTCTAAGTTTTCACCACACACATGTTCGGCACCACTTCCCACACAGTGCTCATGATTGTGGCCTTTGACAGATATGTGGCCCTCTGTAATCCCCTGCGGTATGCAACCATAATGACTAACAAAATGGTGATCAAGCTGATTGTCTCTGCCTGGGGAGTGGCCTTTGTTTTGGTCGGGATTCTGCTCGGTCTGACTATACGACTTCCCTCAGTACTCAGACTACAGAAAACTTGCTGCCATTTTGTTTCATATTGTCCCCAGCAGCCTCGACCCCATTATTTATGGGGTTTTTCCATCATTATGGAAAAACCTTGGGGCATGAGAAAGGAACCACTGTGCAAGCTTTGTGGGGGGCACGGGCACCATGGCGCACATCCTGTCAGGGTGTAAAACAGCACTCCCCCAAGGAAGGTACAGATGGTGCCATGACAAGGTGCTCATGGAACTCGCTAACACGTTGGAGCAGGAGAGACACAAGAAACGCCATATACAGGGGACACCAACACCATCAAATCAAGTTCGTGAGGGAGGTAGAAAAGCCATCAACCACAGCAAGAACATCAAACAACCTGAAAACCTGGACCAGGAATGGAATTGGGCATTCGACAACCACCGATATAAGGTTTCATGGACGATCTCACTGTGATAACCACAACCCATGTGGAGGCGAGATGGGTGTTAACAGTGCTTGACCATATGGCAACATAGGCTAGGATAAAGTACAAGCCAGGAGAAATCCAGGAGCATGGTGATCGCAAAAGGCATAGTAACAAACAGATTCAAGCAGACGGAGGAATGGCTGAGAAGGATAAAAAAATCAGGACTTCTGGAGAAATTCAAAACATGGCTCTACCAATACAGactttttgttgtgtttgactttgacttgccccaaactgcatgtgattatcataaagtgggcatgtctgtaaaggggagactcgtgggtacccatagaacccattttcattcacatatctggaggtcagaggtcaagggaccactttgaaaatggccatggcagtcaAAATTCAGCGTTATTTTGCCTCTGTCATGaactagtataacatggtttgctaccagtggattccttaggctttctagtttcatatgataccagtatcttcactctaactttaaaacccgctacaacctctgaaagatcggcggcacattggttgtatataaatatatttcttcttcttcctataTATAGTTTTATTCTTGATACGGTGGAGGTCCACTGTCTAAGCCTCTCCCGTCACATCCGTTTCACTTCTGTTATCTCTTATGTTATTTGTTTAGATgcaaaatgaaagtaaaaataAGATACACACATTTTTTCGAGCaaccccaaaaaaaataaagatatttcccctcacaaattagtggtattttctttttaatttataagggacatgtaatgttttatacttctgctgaatataatccaatcaatctcatttccatatatgtattttgtatatacagttccctttgttaacaccttattttgaaaaccggacgtacagtaatcccacgtgtctacttcctctaacttctccaaggtggtctctagctctcccgtcagctccgttctctttatacatccatggtcagctccatctgggccgtttgaatgcatttaacataaatgtcagtatatgggtgctctacagttgtagcgtcggcccatttgaccacggagatgagagcggcGGCCGGTTTGACAGCACGTTACTGCAatagttagcatgcagctttagccgtgatgtctagctctgcttttcctgcaatgtgtgaaacccaaagtgtttccatcctttactgtatgtgtagtgtttaccatgttggatttaacatgtgaggttgcaggtcgtatccacgcagaccctctgccattttctactttcttgtttcgtctcgctgcggtttgttttggttgacggatacggaacggatatgacgtcacgttactcagactaaaacaataaaagtggtaacttccttctacctccacatagactcaaatgaagcaatacATTGATTTTGGAAttcaaaaatctatttaaaaaaaaagattggttGAAAATTGTTGACCGATCAGCACTACATGATACTAGTGTGTCAAAAACATACACAagcaaacaataaaatatttggTGATATATACATAATACCTGTTGCCCGCTCTTCATGCCAATACCTTAAATTAACTGACAAGAGATACACATGCTGGTTGCTGAGTACCAGTGGTTGCCAAGCAACAGTTGACCTGTCTGACTGATGCAGCGAATAAAAGTGTCTGCAGTTTCACTGCTGGTCTGAGGTGGAGGTCTGTGTTAGCACCCTGCCCTCAGCAGCTGCCTCATTCTGTGTTTCAGCTATGTTTATCTAAATGTAACTTGGCTGTGTGTTTACAGCATATTGTGAGACGCATGTATCCTTCATTTACTGCAGCAGCTTATAGAAGAGTTCTCACTTAAGTGGAGGATAACGTGTTCAGAAAGAAATCTAATCAAAACTTTCCACTCACTTATCGTCAAGTGATTTTAAAGGGGGCAGGTTCACCCAAATTATAGATAGTTATAGATTTATTTGCCATATTTTATATGTGTCTACCTTCACTCTTATACATTAGAGGTGAATGGAAGATAGTTTGTGTTGCTTGCTGCattgaaaaatgacatttaaaaaattcaacatCAATGTATGTCTGTCCTgggagagggatccctcctctgttgctcttcctgaggtttaatttttctcctttttaaattgttttttaggacattttgaATGCCATTTTATGTAATACAGGTGAATCAAACTTTAATCAATTAggctgaaatgaaaaaaacaaaggcaCACTGAATTAATATGTTGGATACATCTCTAAAAAATTCAGTTCAGAGTGACAAAATGTGTCAAATTACAGCATGTCATTGTTATTGAGAGGTGGACATATTTAGATTCACTGTGACTACTTTATTAAGGTGTTTTTAAAGAGTCACAGTTGTTTTTCTGTAACTATAACTCTAAATACAACTGTGGCAAACACAGTTATCTATACAAAAGACGTTATTGCTATGTGACAGATGAAATATGGAAAACAGCACTTTTGGTGGGGATATTCTAATCCTAGAGGGGTTAAAGGTCACATCCCAGTCCTTTATTCCTgctttcatcctcctcctcctcatctacaTCTTCATCATGGTGTCCAACATCGGCCTGGTGGTCCTGATCTTGAGGAGCAGGAGCCTCCACCAGCCCATGTACCTGCTCTTCTGCAACATGAGTATTAATGATGTTTTCGGGGCCACGATAATTATACCTCACGTACTCAGAGATCTTTTAATATCAGACTCGGTCCGGTACATTCATTACATCGACTGTGCCATTCAGGCCTTCTGTGTCCACCTTCATGCGAGTGCTTCTCACACCGTGCTCATGATCATGGCCTTCGATCGCTATGTGGCCATCTGCGACCCCCTGCGATACGCCACCATCGTGACCAACAGGATGGTGGTGGAGCTGTCGGTGGCGGCGTGGGGAACAGCCTTCGTGCTGGTGGTGATCCTCGTGGGCCTCAGCGTCCACCTGTCGCGCTGCAGGTCAGTTATATTCAACCTGTTCTGCGACAACGCCTCCCTGTTCAAGCTGTCCTGCGAAAGCGTCCTCGTCAATAACATCTACGGCCTCGGCTACACGGTGGTCCTGCTGGGCTCATCCATCGGCAGCGTAACTCTCACCTACCTGAAGATtgccacagtgtgtgtgcgcagtAAGAGCAAGGTGTTGAACAGCAAAGCGCTGCAGACCTGTGCCACTCACCTGGTTGTCTACATCATCCTTCTGGTGTCTGGCTTCGTCATTGTAATCCTGCACCGTTTCCCTCAGCTGGCAGACCACAGGAAGGTGGCGGCCGTTATGGGACATGTTGTCTTGCCGGCCCTGAACGCCGTCATCTACGGCCTGCAAATCAAAGAGGTCCGGCAGACGATTAGGGCTTTGTTCCATAACAATAAAGTAGCTTTAATGGGTGTAAAATGATACAATGTGATGAGAAGGCCGAGCAAAAACAGAGGTACCTTTGCACAGGATGCTTATAGAATATAATGCAAAAACTTTTAGTGTACTTATTTCTACATGGATCATGTTGAAATGATTCCATTGTACTGTTCAGCAGGGTAGAGGAATAACCATAACACAGTGGTGGGCTGCTGGCTTTTCATTTTCTGGAAAGAAATTAAGCTTTAATGAACTACATTGTTCCAAAATTCTGCCTATTTTGTTATTGATCAATGCGTAAGAACTGTAAAAAACGATTATATCCAACAACATTACATCATTAGAGTTATGTGACATTCACACTATCAAAGTTTTTGAAGCACTCCACATTTCTCTGGTTGTAAATTTCAGATTTAAAAGTATAATTTGTGATACAAATTGTTGAATGACTTcatatttgttcatattttgaGACTTACACTAGAAATATCAATTGTACCATACACACTATGTTTAACAGTGAAGTACAGctgcaaatatatttttaaataaatacataaaaacaataatattgtAAACCATGATTGGTATTTGTGGTCAAATGGTGAAGCCATTTTGTTAAACAAGACTCTattatgttaaaggtcccatattataaaaaaatgatattttcatgttttttttattataaaacaggcttaggtgctatataaatactgtgaaagtattgaaacgctcaatccacagggaaatacacacagcccatattcagaaactctacatttgaaacaagctgtctggatttctgtccatttgtgatgtcacaaatatacaatatttagaccctttacacagatttaaacgtaaacattgtgtcccagtttattcctgctggcagtgtatgtaaatgtcatCAGTCACAAGTATgagcctgaaaatgagcatgatatgggaacTTTAtgtccagcggtacatgtccacgaggtccggcgaggacactaagGGACGAGCTTCTCCACTCAACTGGGCGTTCAACATGACGTGGAATGCACGTGATTGGTCCCCGGTTTTCttcgtttcaaacaggaaacaacatggcggcctgctcataaactttcttttattccgtctaaacataccaccaaaatctacttctgaaaatattttaagcGAAAAATACGCGATGCTactgctgaatcttgtttcattttagaactagatcgcatAGTTTAACAAGTTGGTCCAAGTTTCTTGCCTTGAGCCGGACAAGTCATGCTGgacaggctcatttgcataaaggactgttcccgacttttcattttgaaagagcaacggccaatgaggaaactgtTTACACTCGGTCGACCAATCATGTaccttcatcactcagtcagtcactcgctgacagacttttgcgttagtagggccctctgcggtccagccaaaataTCACGTCTCAATtgatataaatatgtaaaaatgtcTCACACACATTGACTTTTTCTTATCAAATTAGACACTTAATCAGGAATAATTAagaaaaacacaggtgttactaatggctctgttctattcaagtaaACTACAACagtgtgacatttttttatgagTCTTTTCcagttagaaaaaaaattattgaaaTATCGCAGAAAATGTTTCCCTCTTGTCTCAGGTGTAACAGTAgttgtgttattgaaaacagaAGCAGACTGAGTGAATATATGATGAGGTACATGAAGCATGAAGAGGTGAAAACACAAGATGTGTCTGGAGCGATGTGGAGACTGTAACCTTTCTCACATTAATATATGAAACTCACATATGAAACacaaatgtcacattttcatCATCATTACATAAGTGTTCAATGCCCTTGCACAAGCTCCTCCAgcatttaggcaacaaaacaacttggttaggtttatagTCACAAagataacacattttttttgaacGACTCTTTTTAGTGTCCGGTATGTGCCGGGTCAGCATGCCCACTGTACCGAGTGCTCATGAATCCTACTTTTCCCATTTGCTGTTATCATAGGGTACTGCTCACGCTGCCTGCTACAGTGGTGCAgtccagcccagtcacacagcagtctGTGAATAGTCCCGAAATTTAACGCATTGATTAGTGTacaaagacacttttttttcgtgatgtcAGCACAAAATAATATGTAGAATATGTAATCCATGCAACTgtaaaccaggaagtatagaaGGAAGGAGgccggggtggatgggtgggtcaaaaaatagaggactttcactcaggagaaGGTGTTcatgttccgtgtgaaaccacaagtcaacattgatttatttgtcacctaaCTTTTATACTTAAGTaacagcacttccggagttatttaaaacaaaaacacaatcgTTTCCTAAAGCTATCTAAGtattttttgtcacgtaacttctatACTTAAGTAACAGCCTTTCCGGAGTtattaaacccaaaccacaatcgcTTCCTAAGGCTTTGTAAATATTtattgtcacataacttccgtacttaagttacgccacttccggtgttatttaaacccatactgcaatcttttcctaaacctaactaagtagttttgttggttaagcctaaccaagtcgatcttttcctaaagttaattaaagctgggcatacactgtacgatttgagaaatgttgttgtgtaactcATACTCATAatgtacgagtagatcgtttgcgatgtaaagccaaagctcacgatttatgtgctcaaaCTGTACGGTCTgttcgtcagccacgacctgagtgatcaaactGTACGTGGAAAATCGGAAAAGAAACAACCAAAAAAACTGAgggccgttctggctgttgacagttgttgataaagattggtttgaaagctccgagacaggtaaagtttgtttgctagcagaggtctgtactagTCACAATGCTAAAAATGCAGAAACGTGCagccttgatcatctgtgccatcctgtctgctgaaacgtctaaaaaaaaGGCGCTGGCGTATATGGACTTGCAGGTGGCGAagaagacgtggacagtatggcttgtccattttgcagagagtaTTGGAGGTAAATTAGCTACGTTTTACTATATCAGTTGTAgcctacattgttatcttgatagctacgctttgatta
This portion of the Sebastes fasciatus isolate fSebFas1 chromosome 1, fSebFas1.pri, whole genome shotgun sequence genome encodes:
- the LOC141778418 gene encoding olfactory receptor 52N5-like, which codes for MENSTFGGDILILEGLKVTSQSFIPAFILLLLIYIFIMVSNIGLVVLILRSRSLHQPMYLLFCNMSINDVFGATIIIPHVLRDLLISDSVRYIHYIDCAIQAFCVHLHASASHTVLMIMAFDRYVAICDPLRYATIVTNRMVVELSVAAWGTAFVLVVILVGLSVHLSRCRSVIFNLFCDNASLFKLSCESVLVNNIYGLGYTVVLLGSSIGSVTLTYLKIATVCVRSKSKVLNSKALQTCATHLVVYIILLVSGFVIVILHRFPQLADHRKVAAVMGHVVLPALNAVIYGLQIKEVRQTIRALFHNNKVALMGVK